Proteins from a single region of Geothrix sp. PMB-07:
- the pfkA gene encoding 6-phosphofructokinase, with amino-acid sequence MKIGILTSGGDAPGMNAAIRAAVRQADAQGHEAWGIYRGYQGLLEGDMEPLPSRSCANILQRGGTILHTARCLEFHDPVYRAKAAANLKAAGIEALVVIGGDGSFHAAELLLREHDVACAGIPGTIDNDLPGTERTLGFDTALNTAVEAIDRIRDTASSHGRLFLVEVMGRSSGMLAVHTAIACGAEAVLYPESPDDSYEALVTQLNANWLRGKRSSVVVVAEGDATGGRAMAVGERLKRDHTLDLRVVVLGHVQRGGSPSALDRIWGSRWGAEAVRRLDRGERGFYLGEVAGALVAQPLSRILEPQPVPPSDLGRLVSILAR; translated from the coding sequence ATGAAAATCGGAATCCTGACTTCCGGCGGCGACGCGCCGGGCATGAATGCGGCCATCCGCGCAGCGGTGCGGCAGGCCGACGCCCAGGGCCATGAGGCCTGGGGCATCTACCGCGGCTACCAGGGCCTGCTGGAAGGGGATATGGAGCCGCTGCCCAGCCGCTCCTGCGCCAACATCCTGCAGCGGGGCGGCACCATCCTGCACACCGCCCGCTGCCTCGAATTCCACGATCCGGTCTATCGCGCCAAGGCAGCCGCGAACCTGAAGGCTGCGGGCATCGAAGCCCTGGTGGTGATCGGCGGTGACGGCAGCTTCCACGCGGCCGAGCTGCTGCTCCGTGAGCACGACGTGGCCTGCGCGGGCATTCCGGGAACCATCGACAACGACCTGCCCGGCACCGAGCGGACCCTGGGCTTCGACACGGCCCTCAACACCGCGGTGGAAGCCATCGACCGCATCCGCGACACCGCCTCCAGCCACGGCCGCCTCTTCCTGGTGGAAGTCATGGGCCGCAGTTCCGGCATGCTGGCCGTGCACACGGCCATCGCCTGCGGGGCCGAGGCAGTGCTCTATCCCGAATCCCCCGATGACAGCTATGAAGCCCTGGTCACCCAGTTGAACGCCAACTGGCTGCGCGGCAAGCGCAGCTCCGTGGTGGTGGTGGCTGAAGGCGACGCCACCGGCGGCCGGGCCATGGCGGTGGGCGAGCGCTTGAAGCGGGACCACACATTGGATCTGCGGGTGGTGGTATTGGGGCATGTGCAGCGGGGCGGCAGCCCCTCGGCCCTCGACCGCATCTGGGGCAGCCGCTGGGGTGCCGAGGCCGTGCGCCGCCTCGACCGTGGCGAGCGGGGCTTCTACCTCGGCGAAGTGGCCGGTGCCCTCGTGGCCCAGCCCCTGTCTCGCATCCTCGAGCCTCAGCCAGTTCCGCCCAGTGACCTGGGTCGGCTGGTATCCATCCTGGCCCGTTAA
- the motA gene encoding flagellar motor stator protein MotA, with the protein MFFIIGLVVVFGAVIGGYLMEGGSIPTLLHPLPAEGLIIFGAGVGSFLAANPMNVIKRVAGDIAKPLKGSPYTKAVYMEVLMMQYEVYVNIKKGGLLALEQDVNDPHNSAIFKKYPTFTHNHHAMDFFCDSMKLLINGSAKMDEIDLVMDAELDVHHAENAAPGTAMGNLADAFPAFGIVACVMGVVITMGFLDQPPNIIGAKVGAALVGTFLGILLAYGVFQPLAKNIDAVNAVEAYYFNCIRSGLTSFGNGAAPITAVEFARRNIPSTERPGSGELEEVVRQIKPR; encoded by the coding sequence ATGTTCTTCATCATCGGCTTGGTGGTGGTCTTTGGCGCGGTCATCGGGGGCTACCTGATGGAGGGCGGAAGCATACCCACGCTGCTCCATCCTCTGCCCGCGGAAGGTCTCATCATCTTCGGGGCGGGTGTCGGTTCCTTCCTGGCCGCGAACCCCATGAACGTGATCAAGCGGGTGGCGGGCGACATCGCCAAGCCGCTCAAGGGCAGCCCCTACACCAAGGCCGTGTACATGGAAGTCCTCATGATGCAGTACGAGGTCTACGTGAACATCAAGAAGGGCGGCCTGCTGGCCCTGGAGCAGGACGTCAACGACCCCCACAATTCCGCCATCTTCAAGAAATACCCCACCTTCACCCACAACCACCACGCCATGGATTTCTTCTGCGATTCGATGAAGCTGCTCATCAACGGCAGCGCCAAGATGGATGAGATCGACCTGGTGATGGACGCGGAACTGGATGTGCACCACGCGGAGAACGCCGCGCCGGGCACGGCCATGGGCAACCTCGCCGACGCCTTCCCCGCCTTCGGCATCGTGGCCTGCGTCATGGGCGTGGTGATCACCATGGGCTTCCTGGACCAGCCGCCCAACATCATCGGCGCCAAGGTGGGCGCGGCCCTGGTGGGAACCTTCCTCGGCATCCTGCTGGCCTACGGCGTGTTCCAGCCCCTGGCCAAGAACATTGATGCCGTGAACGCCGTCGAGGCCTACTACTTCAACTGCATCCGCTCCGGCCTCACCAGCTTCGGCAACGGCGCGGCCCCCATCACCGCCGTGGAATTCGCCCGGCGCAACATCCCCTCCACCGAGCGACCCGGATCCGGAGAATTGGAAGAAGTGGTACGGCAGATCAAGCCGAGGTAA
- the dapF gene encoding diaminopimelate epimerase, which produces MSNDFAFFKFQALGNDYIVIDPTRTVFDPTPKLVQSLCDRHRGIGSDGILLGPFPVPGDAEAFGLRVFNPDGSESEKSGNGLRIFARYLLEAGHVKRERCRIKTTGGLAEISYLAADGSKVQVDMGKPSFLAGDIPFTAIPPQQEVIETPLFLPSGPVTITALSVGNPHCVVFPGIVSPAEAQRLGPRIEKHPDFPNRVNVQFVEVLDRKRIRLEIWERGAGYTLASGSSSCAAAAASRRLGLVDDQLQVLMPGGAIDIVFTEQGRILMTGPVLSVYEGRLNAGWVP; this is translated from the coding sequence ATGTCGAATGACTTCGCCTTTTTCAAATTCCAAGCGCTCGGGAATGACTACATCGTCATCGACCCCACGCGGACCGTCTTCGACCCCACGCCCAAGCTCGTCCAGTCGCTCTGTGACCGCCATCGCGGCATCGGCTCCGACGGCATCCTCCTGGGACCCTTCCCCGTTCCCGGCGATGCCGAGGCCTTTGGCCTGCGCGTCTTCAATCCGGACGGCAGCGAATCCGAGAAGAGCGGCAACGGCCTGCGCATCTTCGCCCGCTACCTCCTGGAAGCGGGGCACGTGAAGAGGGAGCGCTGCCGCATCAAGACCACCGGCGGCCTCGCTGAGATCTCGTACCTGGCGGCGGATGGAAGCAAGGTGCAGGTGGACATGGGCAAACCCAGCTTCCTGGCCGGAGACATCCCCTTCACGGCGATTCCGCCCCAGCAGGAAGTGATCGAGACGCCCCTCTTCCTCCCCTCGGGCCCGGTGACCATCACGGCCCTCAGCGTCGGGAACCCCCACTGCGTGGTGTTCCCCGGGATCGTGTCACCCGCGGAGGCCCAGCGCCTCGGGCCCCGCATCGAGAAACACCCCGATTTCCCCAATCGGGTGAATGTGCAATTCGTCGAGGTGCTCGACCGCAAGCGCATCCGCCTCGAAATCTGGGAACGGGGCGCGGGCTACACCTTGGCCTCCGGCAGCAGCAGCTGTGCCGCCGCGGCGGCCAGCCGACGCCTGGGCCTGGTGGACGACCAACTCCAGGTGCTCATGCCTGGCGGCGCCATCGACATCGTTTTCACGGAGCAGGGACGCATCCTCATGACCGGCCCCGTGCTGTCGGTTTATGAAGGCCGCCTCAACGCAGGCTGGGTGCCATGA
- a CDS encoding DJ-1/PfpI family protein, whose protein sequence is MAAKRILMLVGDFGEDYEIMVPFQALLAVGHTVHAVCPDKQAGDYVATAIHDFEGHQTYSEKPGHRFTLNASFADIKAEDYDALVIPGGRAPEYLRLNPRVLELVRHFFTVKKPVAAICHGAQLLAAAGVLEGRTCSAYPACRAEVEVAHGKYAEIAIDGAVTDGNLVTAPAWPAHPAWIAQFLQVLGTRITL, encoded by the coding sequence ATGGCCGCGAAGCGCATCCTCATGCTCGTCGGGGATTTCGGCGAGGACTACGAAATCATGGTGCCCTTCCAGGCCCTGCTGGCCGTGGGGCACACGGTCCACGCGGTCTGCCCCGACAAGCAGGCGGGCGATTACGTCGCCACGGCCATCCATGACTTCGAGGGGCACCAGACCTACTCCGAAAAGCCCGGTCATCGCTTCACCCTCAACGCCAGCTTCGCCGACATCAAGGCCGAGGACTATGACGCCCTGGTGATCCCCGGCGGCCGGGCGCCGGAGTATCTGCGCCTCAACCCCAGGGTGCTGGAGCTGGTGCGCCATTTCTTCACCGTAAAAAAGCCCGTGGCGGCCATCTGCCACGGCGCCCAGCTGCTGGCGGCGGCGGGCGTGCTGGAGGGCCGCACCTGCTCGGCCTATCCCGCCTGCCGCGCTGAAGTGGAAGTGGCCCATGGCAAGTACGCGGAGATCGCCATCGATGGCGCGGTCACCGATGGCAACCTGGTGACCGCGCCCGCCTGGCCCGCCCACCCGGCCTGGATCGCGCAGTTCCTGCAGGTGCTGGGCACGCGCATCACCCTCTGA
- a CDS encoding phosphomannose isomerase type II C-terminal cupin domain — MQKPETLHVEKPWGSFDQYALNTNCTVKILTCNPGQKLSLQRHSHRGELWVALDPGVVVDRDGAELRPAVGEEIWLPLGSTHRLRCDATTAHPVRVLEVSLGIFDEADIERLQDDYGRN; from the coding sequence ATGCAAAAACCCGAAACCCTCCACGTCGAAAAACCCTGGGGCTCCTTCGATCAGTACGCCCTGAACACGAATTGCACGGTGAAGATCCTGACCTGCAACCCGGGCCAGAAGCTCAGTCTGCAGCGCCACAGCCACCGCGGGGAACTCTGGGTGGCTCTGGATCCCGGCGTGGTGGTGGATCGCGATGGCGCCGAACTCCGTCCCGCCGTAGGCGAGGAAATCTGGCTGCCTCTGGGCAGCACCCATCGCCTTCGCTGCGATGCGACTACGGCCCACCCCGTGCGCGTGCTGGAAGTGAGCCTGGGCATCTTCGACGAGGCCGACATCGAGCGGCTGCAGGATGACTACGGCCGGAACTGA
- a CDS encoding mannose-1-phosphate guanylyltransferase has product MSDNHKDSLVAVVMAGGRGTRFWPRSRNARPKQFLSIVGTETLLHQTVRRLDGHVAPDRIFVVTTEDLAEETRNMLPELPPENVLVEPEGRNTAPCLALALVQIEKKFPHGVMAVLSADHWIGDREIFLEDLDLAVKHAAWAHELVTFGIRPTYPETGYGYIESEGHGPVLQVKAFREKPPVEVAVRYLESGRHYWNAGMFVWTLADFREGLHKHAPEVLAPLDAWVKAGSQPSALAGAYRQLPKLAIDVALMEKAETVAVVPTRFRWSDVGSWPAAIEFQETDAEGNVSVGETLLLDTRNSAFFGGKRLIAASGVDDLIVVDSDDALLVCRRDRAQTVKQIVERLKAEGREDLL; this is encoded by the coding sequence ATGTCTGACAATCACAAGGATTCCCTGGTCGCCGTGGTGATGGCCGGCGGCCGTGGCACCCGCTTCTGGCCCCGCAGCCGCAACGCCCGGCCCAAGCAGTTCCTCTCCATCGTGGGCACCGAAACCCTGCTGCACCAGACCGTGCGCCGCCTGGACGGCCACGTGGCCCCCGACCGCATCTTCGTGGTGACCACGGAGGATCTGGCAGAGGAAACCCGCAACATGTTGCCGGAGCTTCCCCCGGAGAACGTGCTCGTCGAGCCCGAGGGGCGCAACACCGCGCCCTGCCTGGCCCTGGCCCTGGTGCAGATCGAGAAGAAGTTCCCCCATGGGGTCATGGCGGTGCTCTCCGCGGACCACTGGATCGGTGACCGTGAGATCTTCCTGGAGGATCTGGATCTGGCCGTGAAGCATGCCGCCTGGGCCCATGAACTGGTCACCTTCGGCATCCGGCCCACCTATCCCGAAACAGGCTATGGCTACATCGAATCCGAAGGCCACGGTCCCGTGCTCCAGGTGAAGGCCTTCCGGGAGAAACCGCCGGTGGAAGTGGCCGTGCGGTACCTCGAATCGGGCCGCCACTACTGGAATGCCGGCATGTTCGTGTGGACCTTGGCGGATTTCCGCGAAGGCCTCCACAAACATGCGCCCGAGGTGCTGGCGCCCCTGGATGCCTGGGTCAAGGCTGGTTCCCAGCCTTCCGCCCTGGCCGGGGCCTACCGCCAGCTGCCCAAGCTGGCCATCGACGTGGCCCTCATGGAGAAGGCGGAAACAGTGGCCGTGGTGCCGACGCGGTTCCGCTGGTCCGATGTGGGTTCCTGGCCTGCCGCCATTGAATTCCAGGAGACGGACGCCGAAGGCAATGTCAGCGTGGGTGAAACCCTGTTGCTGGACACCCGCAACAGCGCCTTCTTCGGAGGCAAGCGGCTCATCGCCGCCAGCGGCGTGGACGACCTCATTGTGGTAGATTCCGACGATGCCCTGCTCGTCTGCCGCCGGGACCGCGCCCAGACCGTCAAGCAGATCGTTGAACGCCTCAAGGCCGAGGGCCGTGAGGATTTGCTCTAA
- the thiC gene encoding phosphomethylpyrimidine synthase ThiC, protein MQSNPAPGPMDGTVLAACLKPFPASTKIHVTGTQPGVRVPFRQIQLHPTRDFKDQLTENEPVVLYDTSGPYTDPAVTIDVAKGLKPLRQEWIQGRGDVEELPGATSLYRKLRERDKDLDAIRFVADRKPLRAKPGRNVSQMHYAKQGIVTPEMEFIAIRENLGREAAGIKSRITPEFVRDEVARGRAIIPANINHPETEPMIIGRNFLVKINANIGNSAVASSIEEEVEKMAWSIRWGADTVMDLSTGSNIHETREWILRNSPVPIGTVPIYQALEKVNGKAEELTWEIFRDTLIEQAEQGVDYFTIHAGVLLRYVPLTAKRVTGIVSRGGSIMAKWCLAHHQENFLYTHFEDICEIMKAYDVAFSLGDGLRPGSTADANDEAQFGELETLGELTKIAWKHDVQVMIEGPGHVPMHLIQENMTKQLAVCDEAPFYTLGPLTTDIAPGYDHITSAIGAAMIGWFGCAMLCYVTPKEHLGLPNKKDVKDGVIAYKIAAHAADLAKGHPGARIWDDAMSKARFEFRWEDQFNLALDPDTAREFHDETLPAEGAKSAHFCSMCGPHFCSMKISDDVRQYAESHGYNEEEALKKGMEEMAETFVQKGSEVYLHQV, encoded by the coding sequence ATGCAGTCAAATCCCGCCCCGGGGCCTATGGATGGGACCGTTCTGGCGGCCTGCCTCAAGCCCTTCCCCGCCTCCACCAAGATCCATGTGACCGGCACCCAACCCGGCGTGCGGGTGCCCTTCCGGCAGATCCAGCTCCACCCCACCCGCGACTTCAAGGACCAGCTCACCGAGAACGAGCCCGTGGTGCTGTACGACACCTCAGGCCCCTACACCGATCCCGCCGTGACCATCGATGTGGCCAAGGGCCTCAAGCCCCTCCGTCAGGAGTGGATCCAGGGCCGGGGCGATGTGGAAGAGCTGCCCGGTGCCACCAGCCTCTACCGCAAGCTGCGGGAGCGGGACAAGGATCTGGACGCCATCCGTTTCGTGGCCGACCGCAAACCCCTGCGCGCCAAGCCCGGCCGCAACGTCAGCCAGATGCACTACGCCAAGCAGGGCATTGTCACCCCTGAGATGGAATTCATCGCCATCCGCGAGAACCTGGGCCGGGAGGCCGCCGGCATCAAGAGCCGCATCACGCCCGAGTTCGTGCGCGATGAAGTGGCCCGGGGCCGCGCCATCATCCCCGCCAACATCAACCACCCGGAAACCGAGCCCATGATCATCGGCCGCAACTTCCTGGTGAAGATCAACGCCAACATCGGCAACTCCGCGGTGGCTTCCAGCATCGAGGAAGAGGTTGAGAAGATGGCCTGGTCCATCCGCTGGGGCGCCGACACGGTGATGGACCTCAGCACCGGCTCGAACATCCACGAGACCCGCGAGTGGATTCTCCGCAACAGCCCCGTGCCCATCGGCACCGTGCCCATCTACCAGGCCCTGGAGAAGGTGAACGGCAAGGCCGAGGAGCTCACCTGGGAGATCTTCCGCGACACGCTCATCGAGCAGGCCGAACAGGGCGTGGACTACTTCACCATCCACGCGGGCGTGCTGCTGCGCTATGTGCCCCTCACCGCCAAGCGCGTCACGGGCATCGTGAGCCGCGGCGGCAGCATCATGGCCAAGTGGTGCCTGGCGCACCACCAGGAGAACTTCCTCTACACGCACTTCGAGGACATCTGCGAGATCATGAAGGCCTACGACGTGGCCTTCTCGCTGGGCGATGGCCTGCGCCCTGGCAGCACCGCCGACGCCAACGACGAGGCCCAGTTCGGCGAGCTGGAAACCCTGGGCGAGCTCACCAAGATCGCCTGGAAGCATGATGTGCAGGTCATGATCGAGGGCCCCGGGCATGTCCCCATGCACCTCATCCAGGAGAACATGACCAAGCAGCTGGCCGTTTGCGACGAGGCCCCCTTCTACACCCTGGGCCCCCTCACCACGGACATCGCTCCAGGTTACGACCACATCACCAGCGCCATCGGCGCCGCCATGATCGGCTGGTTCGGCTGCGCGATGCTTTGCTACGTGACGCCCAAAGAACACCTGGGCCTGCCCAACAAGAAGGACGTGAAGGACGGCGTCATCGCCTACAAGATCGCTGCCCATGCTGCCGACCTGGCCAAGGGCCACCCCGGCGCACGCATCTGGGATGACGCCATGAGCAAAGCCCGCTTCGAATTCCGCTGGGAGGATCAGTTCAACCTGGCCCTGGATCCCGATACAGCCCGGGAATTCCACGACGAGACCCTGCCCGCCGAGGGCGCCAAGAGCGCCCATTTCTGCTCCATGTGCGGCCCCCACTTCTGCTCCATGAAGATCTCCGACGATGTGCGCCAGTACGCCGAAAGCCATGGCTACAACGAGGAAGAAGCCCTGAAGAAGGGCATGGAGGAGATGGCCGAAACCTTCGTGCAGAAGGGTTCCGAAGTCTACCTCCACCAGGTCTGA
- a CDS encoding M20 family metallopeptidase yields the protein MTQPTPDAERIAQWTLQLCQVDSTTGHEARMIPLLTGMFRNLGARLQWQSVEGGRCNLLATWGQPRLLFTTHLDTVPPYLPPRLEGGRLWGRGTCDAKGILATMMETIRLLLAEGRRDLAFLGVVGEETDSLGARIALDLKANLPNLQGVINGEPTGNILATGQRGSAHLCLRCRGKAAHSGTPEEGINAAFPMFDWIGELRRLPERLDPILGPEVWNLGTLQAGRAINVVPDEAEARLFARTVAGSTFVQDVLRLRPELGEVDVLFEKGPEVFPRLEGFPMAPVPFGSDAHTLRNLVRDRFVVMTGPGSIRVAHTEGEFLDLADAVAGAQQYLDLARTILDRPQGQDYTI from the coding sequence ATGACGCAGCCGACGCCGGACGCCGAGCGCATCGCCCAATGGACCCTCCAGCTCTGCCAGGTGGATTCCACCACCGGGCACGAAGCCCGCATGATCCCCCTGCTCACCGGGATGTTCCGCAACCTTGGTGCCCGCCTGCAGTGGCAGAGCGTCGAAGGCGGCCGCTGCAACCTGCTGGCCACCTGGGGTCAGCCGCGACTGCTCTTCACCACCCACCTCGACACGGTGCCCCCCTACCTTCCGCCCCGGCTGGAGGGCGGCCGTCTCTGGGGCCGCGGCACCTGCGACGCCAAAGGCATCCTGGCCACCATGATGGAAACCATCCGCCTGCTGCTGGCGGAAGGCCGCCGCGACCTGGCCTTTCTGGGCGTGGTGGGCGAAGAAACCGACAGCCTCGGCGCCCGCATCGCCCTGGATCTGAAGGCCAACCTGCCGAACCTGCAGGGCGTCATCAACGGCGAGCCCACCGGCAACATCCTGGCCACGGGCCAACGGGGATCTGCCCACCTCTGCCTGCGCTGCCGCGGCAAAGCCGCCCACAGCGGCACGCCGGAGGAAGGCATCAACGCCGCCTTCCCCATGTTCGATTGGATCGGCGAGCTGCGGCGCCTGCCGGAACGCCTCGACCCCATCCTCGGGCCCGAGGTCTGGAACCTGGGCACCCTGCAAGCGGGCCGCGCCATCAACGTGGTGCCCGATGAAGCCGAGGCGCGTCTCTTTGCGCGCACCGTGGCCGGCAGCACCTTCGTGCAGGACGTGCTGAGGCTGCGGCCTGAGCTGGGCGAGGTGGACGTGCTCTTCGAGAAGGGCCCCGAGGTGTTTCCCCGCCTGGAGGGCTTTCCCATGGCGCCGGTTCCCTTCGGCTCCGATGCGCACACCCTGAGAAACCTGGTGCGCGATCGCTTCGTGGTGATGACCGGGCCCGGTTCCATCCGGGTGGCCCACACCGAAGGCGAGTTCCTCGACCTGGCGGATGCCGTGGCGGGAGCCCAGCAGTACCTGGACCTGGCGCGGACCATCCTGGATCGCCCCCAGGGCCAGGATTACACCATCTGA
- a CDS encoding outer membrane lipoprotein-sorting protein: protein MRLDLRFAWLLPGLSLMAQSGEEILARVDRLRHPWPAFTVELSLKAGSTSQQWRVSARENGDARLDGLSPKEKGRSVLMKGDQMWLLVPGSKRPVKVTPQQRMMGPAAGGDVARTRFREDYTVTSLGEESLDGRDCWKLELAAKRPVTSARQVLLWVAREGSLPLRAEFRLASGKLARTASFGPPIQAQGQAVLSRMSLEEPGGATAELLFSHWAKGGVEASAFDLPNGDR from the coding sequence ATGCGGCTCGATCTGCGCTTCGCTTGGCTGCTGCCTGGGCTTTCTCTGATGGCCCAGAGCGGCGAGGAGATCCTGGCCCGCGTGGATCGGCTGCGGCATCCCTGGCCCGCCTTCACGGTGGAGCTGAGCCTCAAGGCGGGATCGACTTCTCAGCAGTGGCGGGTCTCGGCACGGGAGAACGGCGATGCCCGTTTGGACGGTCTGTCGCCCAAGGAGAAGGGCCGATCGGTGCTCATGAAGGGGGACCAGATGTGGCTGCTGGTTCCGGGTTCTAAGCGTCCGGTCAAGGTGACGCCCCAGCAGCGCATGATGGGACCCGCCGCAGGGGGAGACGTGGCCCGCACGCGGTTTCGGGAGGATTACACCGTGACCTCGCTCGGGGAAGAGAGCCTCGATGGACGCGACTGCTGGAAGCTGGAACTCGCTGCCAAACGTCCGGTCACGAGCGCCCGCCAGGTGCTGCTGTGGGTGGCGCGGGAAGGCTCTCTGCCGCTTCGGGCGGAGTTCCGTTTGGCTTCGGGTAAGTTGGCCCGCACGGCGAGCTTTGGCCCGCCGATCCAAGCCCAGGGACAGGCGGTGCTGTCGCGCATGAGCCTGGAGGAGCCGGGCGGCGCCACCGCGGAGCTGCTGTTCAGTCACTGGGCCAAGGGCGGGGTGGAGGCCAGCGCCTTTGACTTGCCGAATGGGGATCGGTGA
- a CDS encoding PLP-dependent aspartate aminotransferase family protein, which translates to MSEQFLDTNVPGNPAYHFTIQPPVREGNAGWIHRPELVPDAAVSTQCVHAGVQPDPAYGAVMPPLYLSSTFAFKDICTNAGYDYTRSGNPTRAALEEAIALLEGGQGATCTSTGMSAILVALNLLEHGSHLIATVDCYGGTFRLLEHAKKFYGLEVTYLNLADLEALKAAIRPNTRMIWVETPSNPLLRLTDIAAVTEIGHRQPNCLVAVDNTFLSPYLQRPFDLGADLVIHSTTKYLNGHSDVVGGVVVAGPGRQPLAQQIQSVNNLLGTSQSPHDCFLVLRGLKTLPLRMRQHEATAQVLAEYLAAHPAVGKVHFPGLPSHPQHELAKRQQRGFGAMLSFELKEGGSERLNHVLRRLRWFTLAESLGGVESLVAHPASMTHASMTPEARKNAGISDGLIRLSIGLEDVQDLRADLAQALS; encoded by the coding sequence ATGAGCGAGCAGTTCCTAGACACCAACGTGCCGGGCAATCCCGCCTACCACTTCACCATCCAGCCGCCGGTGCGGGAGGGCAACGCCGGGTGGATCCATCGGCCCGAGCTGGTGCCCGATGCCGCCGTGTCCACCCAGTGCGTGCACGCGGGCGTGCAGCCCGATCCGGCCTACGGCGCCGTGATGCCGCCGCTCTACCTGTCATCGACCTTCGCCTTCAAGGACATCTGCACCAACGCGGGCTACGACTACACCCGCAGCGGCAACCCCACCCGCGCGGCGCTGGAGGAGGCCATCGCGTTGCTGGAAGGCGGCCAAGGCGCCACCTGCACCAGCACCGGCATGAGCGCCATCCTGGTGGCCCTGAACCTGCTGGAGCACGGCAGCCACCTCATCGCCACCGTGGATTGCTACGGTGGCACCTTCCGCCTGCTGGAGCACGCCAAGAAGTTCTACGGCCTGGAGGTCACCTACCTGAACCTGGCCGACCTCGAGGCCCTGAAGGCCGCCATCCGGCCCAACACCCGCATGATCTGGGTGGAGACGCCCTCCAACCCCCTGCTGCGGCTGACGGACATCGCCGCGGTGACGGAGATCGGCCACCGCCAACCCAACTGCCTGGTGGCCGTGGACAACACCTTCCTCTCGCCCTACCTGCAGCGGCCCTTCGATCTGGGCGCCGACCTGGTCATCCACTCCACCACGAAGTATCTCAACGGCCACAGCGACGTGGTGGGAGGCGTGGTGGTGGCCGGCCCTGGCCGCCAGCCCCTCGCCCAGCAGATCCAGAGCGTCAACAACCTGCTGGGCACCTCCCAGTCGCCTCACGACTGCTTCCTGGTGCTGCGGGGCCTGAAGACGCTGCCCCTGCGCATGCGGCAGCACGAGGCCACGGCCCAGGTGCTGGCCGAATACCTGGCGGCCCATCCCGCCGTGGGCAAAGTGCACTTCCCGGGCCTGCCCAGCCATCCCCAGCACGAGCTGGCCAAGCGCCAGCAGCGGGGCTTCGGCGCCATGCTCAGCTTCGAGCTGAAGGAGGGCGGCAGCGAGCGCCTGAACCACGTGCTGCGGCGGCTGCGCTGGTTCACCCTGGCCGAAAGTCTGGGCGGCGTGGAATCCCTGGTGGCGCATCCCGCCTCCATGACCCACGCCTCCATGACGCCGGAAGCCCGCAAGAACGCAGGCATCAGCGACGGCCTCATCCGCCTCTCCATTGGCCTGGAGGACGTGCAGGATCTGCGTGCGGATCTGGCGCAGGCCCTGAGTTAG
- a CDS encoding flagellar motor protein MotB — protein MAEQQQQPEVKVKFVKKKGGHAAAHGGAWKVAYADLVTAMMAFFLLMWLLSSANANTKAGIAGMFQDANFFNTERGKEILANHGKGILPGGRGMAPGPDGDGGVDTAAENPGAAQEEHKVMEATAEAIEKAFQQDELLQAFQDQISMDFTDEGLRVQIQDKAAQVLFDSGSATLKSYTMSILKEIAKELGKLPNRVVIGGHTDSQQYPGKARTNWELSAERANAARRVMEGAAGGLRPGQVRRITGYADTIPLEGKDPMDPQNRRISIVVISAATEAAESKHQKAQPREKDKKAEAEAPKH, from the coding sequence ATGGCCGAGCAACAGCAACAGCCCGAGGTCAAGGTCAAGTTCGTCAAGAAAAAGGGCGGCCACGCGGCCGCCCACGGCGGGGCCTGGAAGGTGGCCTACGCCGATCTGGTGACGGCCATGATGGCCTTCTTCCTTTTGATGTGGCTGCTCAGCAGCGCCAACGCCAACACCAAGGCAGGCATCGCGGGCATGTTCCAGGATGCGAATTTCTTCAACACTGAGCGCGGCAAGGAGATCCTCGCCAATCACGGCAAGGGCATTCTCCCCGGAGGCCGGGGCATGGCACCGGGCCCCGATGGGGATGGTGGCGTGGACACCGCCGCCGAGAATCCCGGTGCGGCACAGGAAGAACACAAGGTCATGGAGGCCACCGCCGAGGCCATCGAGAAGGCCTTCCAGCAGGATGAACTGCTCCAGGCCTTCCAGGACCAGATCAGCATGGACTTCACCGATGAAGGCCTGCGCGTGCAGATCCAGGACAAGGCCGCCCAGGTGCTCTTCGATTCGGGCAGCGCCACCCTGAAGAGCTACACCATGTCGATCCTCAAGGAGATCGCCAAGGAGCTGGGCAAGCTGCCCAACCGTGTGGTCATCGGCGGCCACACCGACAGCCAGCAATACCCCGGCAAGGCCCGCACGAACTGGGAACTCAGCGCAGAGCGGGCCAATGCAGCCCGCCGGGTGATGGAGGGCGCCGCCGGCGGCCTTCGCCCAGGCCAGGTGCGGCGAATCACGGGCTATGCCGACACCATTCCACTCGAAGGCAAGGACCCCATGGACCCCCAGAATCGCCGCATCTCCATCGTGGTGATCTCCGCCGCCACCGAAGCCGCCGAATCCAAGCACCAGAAGGCCCAGCCCCGAGAGAAGGACAAGAAGGCTGAGGCCGAGGCTCCGAAGCACTGA